One Nitrospira sp. DNA window includes the following coding sequences:
- a CDS encoding Trm112 family protein, translating to MSVDKDLLAILCCPETKQTVSLADGELVSKLNDAIRKGSLKNIGKHQVTEELDGGLLRSDSKIVYPIRENIPVMLIEEGIPLEQLA from the coding sequence ATGAGCGTGGATAAAGATTTGCTCGCTATTCTGTGTTGCCCGGAGACTAAACAGACAGTTAGCCTCGCCGATGGAGAGTTGGTATCGAAGTTGAACGATGCGATACGCAAAGGAAGCTTGAAAAATATCGGGAAGCACCAGGTGACCGAGGAACTGGATGGCGGGCTGCTGAGATCCGACTCCAAAATTGTGTACCCGATTCGCGAAAATATTCCTGTTATGCTTATCGAAGAAGGCATTCCCCTCGAACAGCTCGCGTAA